A single region of the Malaclemys terrapin pileata isolate rMalTer1 chromosome 2, rMalTer1.hap1, whole genome shotgun sequence genome encodes:
- the KIFC2 gene encoding kinesin-like protein KIFC2 isoform X1: MFAFYSLLVYIVYALLRRGPRPLPPPQGPDAFSVEPPRRRRLCEELWPELPELDSSSESDRGSGTEEEEEAGPDSGFLEDATTPLTEFLSLKREAAEGKLCPADTEASGGKLPDSPLISVMSHLLSFLEHYGQMQRLQEQAGEYRSRLRREESRRRKQLWTLRRAYRQQVQDKLSVIESLEGVICEQQNVMETLHGMKLPSTCPLYPCPPVSPVGVHRLVESISALQGERNKLLEEITGLRQQLEEEEKEKQQLAGSFDLQVQELKQQIEEREEELTRLRTGMGVTDSEKRIHNLTVENEGLKQTLGVTQGLLQQLATVSAQPSATLAQENEGLRSRVQHLETSLQQKVEELVRLEGQVSALQWRKEQELRRLDQQIRELQLALETQQNRPPDVQYVTQTVEVESPTTLRSLVEAEERNRGLLEQLSSQGERYQRLAEQLQGSEEVTAGLRHKIAAYESEIAKLREELLREINHLEAQKEEAVKEASESSEQHLEQLREQLTGVQRLLATLQPILQGMKTNYSSLRSQVRDFSGFYEAALREARRQMCSAISEASEASRDLLQKYQHEVLLRKKYHAQLVELKGNIRVLCRLKPVTEADQREGEVSTAVSTEPGSDSSVTARYKGKERTFELDKVFLPEATQEEVFLEIEPLVLSCLDGYNVCIFAYGQTGSGKTYTMEGVPEDPGINQRALQALYREMEARAGLWKYSVTLSVVEIYNEVIRDLLGKEPQEKLDIKLNPDGSGQLHVPGLTSVEVQGLREIRKMLSLGKRNRATCCTNMNERSSRSHALLTVTITGTNCSTGTKTSGKLNLVDLAGSERVWKSGAQGERLKEAQNINKSLLALGEVIQALRAKQGHVPFRNSKLTYLLQDSLGKGNKTVMMVQISLLEKNAGETMCSLKFAQRVCKVELGPASRRIDSWGQSEL; this comes from the exons ggCCCGGATGCCTTCTCCGTGGAGCCGCCCAGGCGGCGCAGGCTGTGTGAGGAGCTGTGGCCGGAGCTGCCGGAGCTGGACA GCAGCTCCGAGAGTGACCGAGGCAGTGgcacggaggaggaggaggaggctggccCTGACAGCGGGTTTCTGGAGGATGCCACCACCCCGCTCACTGAATTCCTGTCCCTCAAGCGGGAAGCTGCCGAGGGGAAGCTCTGCCCAGCGGACACAGAGGCCTCTGGTGGGAAG CTCCCCGACTCCCCTCTCATCTCGGTGATGTCccacctcctctccttcctggagCACTACGGGCAGATGCAGCGGCTGCAGGAGCAAGCCGGGGAGTACCGGTCCCGCCTACGCCGGGAGGAGAGCCGGCGCCGGAAGCAGCTGTGGACGCTGAGGAGGGCCTACAGGCAGCAGGTGCAGGACAAGCTGAGCGTCATCGAGAGCCTGGAGGGCGTCATCTGCGAGCAGCAGAACGTCATGGAGACGCTGCACG gtATGAAGCTGCCCTCCACTTGCCCCCTGTACCCATGTCCGCCTGTCTCCCCCGTGGGCGTGCACCGGCTGGTGGAATCCATCAGTGCCCTGCAGGGGGAGAGGAACAAGCTGCTGGAGGAGATCACAGGCCTGAGGCAGCagctggaagaggaggagaaggagaagcagcagctggcagggagcTTCGACCTGCAG GTCCAAGAGCTGAAGCAGCAGATTGAGGAGCGAGAGGAGGAGCTGACACGGCTGCGCACGGGGATG GGGGTGACGGATTCGGAGAAGCGGATCCACAACCTGACGGTGGAGAACGAGGGGCTGAAGCAGACGCTTGGCGTCAcccaggggctcctgcagcagctggcgACCGTGtctgcccagccctctgccacGCTGGCCCAG GAGAACGAGGGCCTGAGGTCGAGGGTGCAGCACCTGGAGACGTCCCTGCAGCAGAAGGTGGAGGAGCTGGTGCGTCTGGAGGGGCAGGTCAGCGCCCTGCAGTGGCGGAAGGAGCAGGAGCTGCGCAGGCTGGACCAGCAGATACGGGAGCTGCAGCTCGCGCTGGAGACCCAGCAGAACCGGCCCCCTGACGTGCAG TACGTGACCCAGACGGTGGAGGTGGAATCCCCCACGACCCTGAGGTCTCTGGTGGAGGCCGAGGAGCGGAACCGGGGGCTTCTGGAGCAGCTCTCCAGCCAGGGGGAGCGGTACCAGCGGCTGGCCGAGCAGCTGCAAGGCTCGGAGGAGGTGACTGCCGGGCTGCGGCACAAG ATCGCTGCCTACGAGTCCGAGATCGCCAAGCTGCGGGAGGAGCTGCTGCGGGAGATCAACCACCTGGAAGCCCAGAAGGAGGAGGCCGTCAAGGAGGCCTCGGAGAGCTCGGAGCAGCACCTGGAGCAGCTCCGTGAGCAGCTGACAG gTGTCCAGAGGCTCCTGGCCACGCTGCAGCCCATCCTCCAGGGCATGAAAACCAACTACTCCAGCCTGCGCAGCCAGGTGCGCGACTTCTCCGGCTTCTACGAGGCGGCCCTCCGGGAGGCCCGGAGACag ATGTGCTCGGCCATCAGCGAGGCGTCGGAGGCCAGCCGGGACCTGCTGCAGAAATACCAGCATGAGGTGCTGCTGCGCAAAAAGTACCACGCCCAGCTGGTGGAGCTGAAag GGAACATCCGGGTGCTGTGCCGCCTGAAGCCGGTGACAGAGGCGGACCAGCGGGAGGGTGAGGTGAGCACGGCCGTCAGCACGGAGCCCGGCAGTGACAGCAGCGTCACCGCCCGCTACAAGGGCAAGGAGAGGACCTTCGAGCTGGACAAGGTCTTCCTGccggaggccacgcaggaggag GTGTTCCTGGAGATCGAGCCCCTGGTCCTGTCCTGTCTGGACGGCTACAACGTGTGTATCTTTGCCTATGGGCAGACCGGCTCGGGGAAGACGTACACCATGGAG GGCGTCCCCGAGGACCCTGGCATAAACCAGCGTGCGCTGCAGGCCCTGTACCGGGAGATGGaggccagggcagggctgtggaaGTACTCGGTGACCCTCAGCGTGGTGGAGATCTACAACGAGGTGATCCG GGATCTGCTGGGGAAGGAGCCGCAGGAGAAGCTGGACATCAAGCTGAACCCTGATGGGAGTGGGCAGCTCCATGTGCCGGGCCTGACcagtgtggaggtgcagggactCCGGGAGATCCGAAAG ATGCTGTCGCTGGGGAAGAGGAACCGGGCGACCTGCTGCACCAACATGAACGAGCGCAGCTCCCGGTCCCACGCCCTGCTCACCGTCACCATCACTGGCACCAACTGCAGCACCGGCACCAAGACCTCAG GGAAGCTGAATCTGGTGGACCTGGCGGGTTCTGAGCGGGTCTGGAAGTCGGGGGCGCAGGGCGAGCGGCTGAAGGAAGCTCAGAACATTAACAAGTCCTTGCTGGCCCTGGGGGAGGTGATCCAGGCCCTCAGAGCCAAGCAGGGCCACGTGCCTTTCCGCAACTCCAAGCTCACCTACCTGCTGCAGGACTCCCTGGGCAAGGGCAACAAGACTGTAATGATGGTGCAG ATCTCGCTACTGGAGAAGAATGCGGGGGAGACCATGTGTTCCCTGAAGTTCGCCCAGCGCGTCTGCAAGGTGGAGCTGGGCCCGGCTTCCCGCAGGATCGACTCCTGGGGCCAGAGCGAGCTCTGA
- the KIFC2 gene encoding kinesin-like protein KIFC2 isoform X2, with product MSSNPGFGGMKLPSTCPLYPCPPVSPVGVHRLVESISALQGERNKLLEEITGLRQQLEEEEKEKQQLAGSFDLQVQELKQQIEEREEELTRLRTGMGVTDSEKRIHNLTVENEGLKQTLGVTQGLLQQLATVSAQPSATLAQENEGLRSRVQHLETSLQQKVEELVRLEGQVSALQWRKEQELRRLDQQIRELQLALETQQNRPPDVQYVTQTVEVESPTTLRSLVEAEERNRGLLEQLSSQGERYQRLAEQLQGSEEVTAGLRHKIAAYESEIAKLREELLREINHLEAQKEEAVKEASESSEQHLEQLREQLTGVQRLLATLQPILQGMKTNYSSLRSQVRDFSGFYEAALREARRQMCSAISEASEASRDLLQKYQHEVLLRKKYHAQLVELKGNIRVLCRLKPVTEADQREGEVSTAVSTEPGSDSSVTARYKGKERTFELDKVFLPEATQEEVFLEIEPLVLSCLDGYNVCIFAYGQTGSGKTYTMEGVPEDPGINQRALQALYREMEARAGLWKYSVTLSVVEIYNEVIRDLLGKEPQEKLDIKLNPDGSGQLHVPGLTSVEVQGLREIRKMLSLGKRNRATCCTNMNERSSRSHALLTVTITGTNCSTGTKTSGKLNLVDLAGSERVWKSGAQGERLKEAQNINKSLLALGEVIQALRAKQGHVPFRNSKLTYLLQDSLGKGNKTVMMVQISLLEKNAGETMCSLKFAQRVCKVELGPASRRIDSWGQSEL from the exons ATGAGCAGCAACCCGGGCTTCGGGG gtATGAAGCTGCCCTCCACTTGCCCCCTGTACCCATGTCCGCCTGTCTCCCCCGTGGGCGTGCACCGGCTGGTGGAATCCATCAGTGCCCTGCAGGGGGAGAGGAACAAGCTGCTGGAGGAGATCACAGGCCTGAGGCAGCagctggaagaggaggagaaggagaagcagcagctggcagggagcTTCGACCTGCAG GTCCAAGAGCTGAAGCAGCAGATTGAGGAGCGAGAGGAGGAGCTGACACGGCTGCGCACGGGGATG GGGGTGACGGATTCGGAGAAGCGGATCCACAACCTGACGGTGGAGAACGAGGGGCTGAAGCAGACGCTTGGCGTCAcccaggggctcctgcagcagctggcgACCGTGtctgcccagccctctgccacGCTGGCCCAG GAGAACGAGGGCCTGAGGTCGAGGGTGCAGCACCTGGAGACGTCCCTGCAGCAGAAGGTGGAGGAGCTGGTGCGTCTGGAGGGGCAGGTCAGCGCCCTGCAGTGGCGGAAGGAGCAGGAGCTGCGCAGGCTGGACCAGCAGATACGGGAGCTGCAGCTCGCGCTGGAGACCCAGCAGAACCGGCCCCCTGACGTGCAG TACGTGACCCAGACGGTGGAGGTGGAATCCCCCACGACCCTGAGGTCTCTGGTGGAGGCCGAGGAGCGGAACCGGGGGCTTCTGGAGCAGCTCTCCAGCCAGGGGGAGCGGTACCAGCGGCTGGCCGAGCAGCTGCAAGGCTCGGAGGAGGTGACTGCCGGGCTGCGGCACAAG ATCGCTGCCTACGAGTCCGAGATCGCCAAGCTGCGGGAGGAGCTGCTGCGGGAGATCAACCACCTGGAAGCCCAGAAGGAGGAGGCCGTCAAGGAGGCCTCGGAGAGCTCGGAGCAGCACCTGGAGCAGCTCCGTGAGCAGCTGACAG gTGTCCAGAGGCTCCTGGCCACGCTGCAGCCCATCCTCCAGGGCATGAAAACCAACTACTCCAGCCTGCGCAGCCAGGTGCGCGACTTCTCCGGCTTCTACGAGGCGGCCCTCCGGGAGGCCCGGAGACag ATGTGCTCGGCCATCAGCGAGGCGTCGGAGGCCAGCCGGGACCTGCTGCAGAAATACCAGCATGAGGTGCTGCTGCGCAAAAAGTACCACGCCCAGCTGGTGGAGCTGAAag GGAACATCCGGGTGCTGTGCCGCCTGAAGCCGGTGACAGAGGCGGACCAGCGGGAGGGTGAGGTGAGCACGGCCGTCAGCACGGAGCCCGGCAGTGACAGCAGCGTCACCGCCCGCTACAAGGGCAAGGAGAGGACCTTCGAGCTGGACAAGGTCTTCCTGccggaggccacgcaggaggag GTGTTCCTGGAGATCGAGCCCCTGGTCCTGTCCTGTCTGGACGGCTACAACGTGTGTATCTTTGCCTATGGGCAGACCGGCTCGGGGAAGACGTACACCATGGAG GGCGTCCCCGAGGACCCTGGCATAAACCAGCGTGCGCTGCAGGCCCTGTACCGGGAGATGGaggccagggcagggctgtggaaGTACTCGGTGACCCTCAGCGTGGTGGAGATCTACAACGAGGTGATCCG GGATCTGCTGGGGAAGGAGCCGCAGGAGAAGCTGGACATCAAGCTGAACCCTGATGGGAGTGGGCAGCTCCATGTGCCGGGCCTGACcagtgtggaggtgcagggactCCGGGAGATCCGAAAG ATGCTGTCGCTGGGGAAGAGGAACCGGGCGACCTGCTGCACCAACATGAACGAGCGCAGCTCCCGGTCCCACGCCCTGCTCACCGTCACCATCACTGGCACCAACTGCAGCACCGGCACCAAGACCTCAG GGAAGCTGAATCTGGTGGACCTGGCGGGTTCTGAGCGGGTCTGGAAGTCGGGGGCGCAGGGCGAGCGGCTGAAGGAAGCTCAGAACATTAACAAGTCCTTGCTGGCCCTGGGGGAGGTGATCCAGGCCCTCAGAGCCAAGCAGGGCCACGTGCCTTTCCGCAACTCCAAGCTCACCTACCTGCTGCAGGACTCCCTGGGCAAGGGCAACAAGACTGTAATGATGGTGCAG ATCTCGCTACTGGAGAAGAATGCGGGGGAGACCATGTGTTCCCTGAAGTTCGCCCAGCGCGTCTGCAAGGTGGAGCTGGGCCCGGCTTCCCGCAGGATCGACTCCTGGGGCCAGAGCGAGCTCTGA
- the KIFC2 gene encoding kinesin-like protein KIFC2 isoform X3, which yields MKLPSTCPLYPCPPVSPVGVHRLVESISALQGERNKLLEEITGLRQQLEEEEKEKQQLAGSFDLQVQELKQQIEEREEELTRLRTGMGVTDSEKRIHNLTVENEGLKQTLGVTQGLLQQLATVSAQPSATLAQENEGLRSRVQHLETSLQQKVEELVRLEGQVSALQWRKEQELRRLDQQIRELQLALETQQNRPPDVQYVTQTVEVESPTTLRSLVEAEERNRGLLEQLSSQGERYQRLAEQLQGSEEVTAGLRHKIAAYESEIAKLREELLREINHLEAQKEEAVKEASESSEQHLEQLREQLTGVQRLLATLQPILQGMKTNYSSLRSQVRDFSGFYEAALREARRQMCSAISEASEASRDLLQKYQHEVLLRKKYHAQLVELKGNIRVLCRLKPVTEADQREGEVSTAVSTEPGSDSSVTARYKGKERTFELDKVFLPEATQEEVFLEIEPLVLSCLDGYNVCIFAYGQTGSGKTYTMEGVPEDPGINQRALQALYREMEARAGLWKYSVTLSVVEIYNEVIRDLLGKEPQEKLDIKLNPDGSGQLHVPGLTSVEVQGLREIRKMLSLGKRNRATCCTNMNERSSRSHALLTVTITGTNCSTGTKTSGKLNLVDLAGSERVWKSGAQGERLKEAQNINKSLLALGEVIQALRAKQGHVPFRNSKLTYLLQDSLGKGNKTVMMVQISLLEKNAGETMCSLKFAQRVCKVELGPASRRIDSWGQSEL from the exons ATGAAGCTGCCCTCCACTTGCCCCCTGTACCCATGTCCGCCTGTCTCCCCCGTGGGCGTGCACCGGCTGGTGGAATCCATCAGTGCCCTGCAGGGGGAGAGGAACAAGCTGCTGGAGGAGATCACAGGCCTGAGGCAGCagctggaagaggaggagaaggagaagcagcagctggcagggagcTTCGACCTGCAG GTCCAAGAGCTGAAGCAGCAGATTGAGGAGCGAGAGGAGGAGCTGACACGGCTGCGCACGGGGATG GGGGTGACGGATTCGGAGAAGCGGATCCACAACCTGACGGTGGAGAACGAGGGGCTGAAGCAGACGCTTGGCGTCAcccaggggctcctgcagcagctggcgACCGTGtctgcccagccctctgccacGCTGGCCCAG GAGAACGAGGGCCTGAGGTCGAGGGTGCAGCACCTGGAGACGTCCCTGCAGCAGAAGGTGGAGGAGCTGGTGCGTCTGGAGGGGCAGGTCAGCGCCCTGCAGTGGCGGAAGGAGCAGGAGCTGCGCAGGCTGGACCAGCAGATACGGGAGCTGCAGCTCGCGCTGGAGACCCAGCAGAACCGGCCCCCTGACGTGCAG TACGTGACCCAGACGGTGGAGGTGGAATCCCCCACGACCCTGAGGTCTCTGGTGGAGGCCGAGGAGCGGAACCGGGGGCTTCTGGAGCAGCTCTCCAGCCAGGGGGAGCGGTACCAGCGGCTGGCCGAGCAGCTGCAAGGCTCGGAGGAGGTGACTGCCGGGCTGCGGCACAAG ATCGCTGCCTACGAGTCCGAGATCGCCAAGCTGCGGGAGGAGCTGCTGCGGGAGATCAACCACCTGGAAGCCCAGAAGGAGGAGGCCGTCAAGGAGGCCTCGGAGAGCTCGGAGCAGCACCTGGAGCAGCTCCGTGAGCAGCTGACAG gTGTCCAGAGGCTCCTGGCCACGCTGCAGCCCATCCTCCAGGGCATGAAAACCAACTACTCCAGCCTGCGCAGCCAGGTGCGCGACTTCTCCGGCTTCTACGAGGCGGCCCTCCGGGAGGCCCGGAGACag ATGTGCTCGGCCATCAGCGAGGCGTCGGAGGCCAGCCGGGACCTGCTGCAGAAATACCAGCATGAGGTGCTGCTGCGCAAAAAGTACCACGCCCAGCTGGTGGAGCTGAAag GGAACATCCGGGTGCTGTGCCGCCTGAAGCCGGTGACAGAGGCGGACCAGCGGGAGGGTGAGGTGAGCACGGCCGTCAGCACGGAGCCCGGCAGTGACAGCAGCGTCACCGCCCGCTACAAGGGCAAGGAGAGGACCTTCGAGCTGGACAAGGTCTTCCTGccggaggccacgcaggaggag GTGTTCCTGGAGATCGAGCCCCTGGTCCTGTCCTGTCTGGACGGCTACAACGTGTGTATCTTTGCCTATGGGCAGACCGGCTCGGGGAAGACGTACACCATGGAG GGCGTCCCCGAGGACCCTGGCATAAACCAGCGTGCGCTGCAGGCCCTGTACCGGGAGATGGaggccagggcagggctgtggaaGTACTCGGTGACCCTCAGCGTGGTGGAGATCTACAACGAGGTGATCCG GGATCTGCTGGGGAAGGAGCCGCAGGAGAAGCTGGACATCAAGCTGAACCCTGATGGGAGTGGGCAGCTCCATGTGCCGGGCCTGACcagtgtggaggtgcagggactCCGGGAGATCCGAAAG ATGCTGTCGCTGGGGAAGAGGAACCGGGCGACCTGCTGCACCAACATGAACGAGCGCAGCTCCCGGTCCCACGCCCTGCTCACCGTCACCATCACTGGCACCAACTGCAGCACCGGCACCAAGACCTCAG GGAAGCTGAATCTGGTGGACCTGGCGGGTTCTGAGCGGGTCTGGAAGTCGGGGGCGCAGGGCGAGCGGCTGAAGGAAGCTCAGAACATTAACAAGTCCTTGCTGGCCCTGGGGGAGGTGATCCAGGCCCTCAGAGCCAAGCAGGGCCACGTGCCTTTCCGCAACTCCAAGCTCACCTACCTGCTGCAGGACTCCCTGGGCAAGGGCAACAAGACTGTAATGATGGTGCAG ATCTCGCTACTGGAGAAGAATGCGGGGGAGACCATGTGTTCCCTGAAGTTCGCCCAGCGCGTCTGCAAGGTGGAGCTGGGCCCGGCTTCCCGCAGGATCGACTCCTGGGGCCAGAGCGAGCTCTGA
- the FOXH1 gene encoding forkhead box protein H1, with the protein MRPPESSQQPPRAPDRPLHTLRAPGRDGRTHGHPAPQPRAMQRPPGPPAEQTPPKKKKYSRHRKPPYTYLAMIALVIQASPGRKLKLSQIIQEIGALFPFFTEGYQGWKDSIRHNLSSNRCFSKLLKDPAKPKAKGNFWTVDVSRIPPDALKLQNTAISRQEAASFASDLAPFILHGQHYRGGSQQLQPAASVGARAPTPGADPETQAPHPRPRLDTSFSIQSLLQNPHEVDLNEQPGGQGLPRPGRSPHPESQEPSPFPLPSPPALRGPGIPRTHSSSASTLPLDEKSPGSPHAPALAKRPRLLHTFPSSSSDSEGSACRTPPLSPRHQLPPSYAMGLPPLIPTCFAFHPIPGLPYLSYCPTAYVSPAYWDLVPHPSPAALPPLLGGPMDLDGPFPALPPSKASHTPHPAPPPWHAQQLVLPQYGGF; encoded by the exons ATGCGCCCACCGGAGAGCTCCCAACAGCCGCCGCGGGCGCCTGACCGTCCCCTTCACACGCTCCGGGCGCCTGGCCGGGACGGACGGACCCACGGCCACCCCGCGCCCCAGCCCCGCGCCATGCAGCGGCcgcccgggcccccggccgagcagacCCCGCCGAAGAAGAAGAAATACAGCCGGCACCGCAAGCCGCCCTACACCTACCTGGCCATGATCGCCCTGGTGATCCAGGCCTCGCCCGGCAGGAAGCTGAAACTGTCCCAG ATCATCCAGGAGATCGGCGCCCTCTTCCCCTTCTTCACGGAGGGCTACCAGGGCTGGAAAGACTCCATCCGCCACAACCTGTCCTCCAACCGCTGCTTCTCCAAG ctgctGAAGGATCCCGCGAAGCCCAAGGCCAAAGGGAATTTCTGGACGGTGGACGTGAGCCGGATCCCCCCGGACGCCCTGAAGCTGCAGAACACGGCTATCTCCCGGCAGGAGGCGGCTTCCTTCGCCAGCGACCTGGCCCCCTTCATCCTGCACGGGCagcactacaggggggggtcccagcagctgcagcctgcaGCCAGCGTGGGCGCTAGAGCTCCCACCCCGGGGGCCGATCCAGAGACTCAGGCCCCACATCCCAGGCCCCGGCTGGACACTTCCTTTTCCATCCAGTCCCTGCTGCAGAACCCGCACGAGGTGGACTTGAACGAGCAGCCTGGGGGTCAGGGGCTGCCCAGGCCGGGGAGGTCTCCACACCCGGAGAGCCAGGAGCCCTCTCCCTTCCCGCTTCCTTCCCCCCCTGCGCTGAGGGGCCCTGGCATCCCAAGGACTcactcctcctctgcctctacGCTGCCCTTGGATGAAAAGAGCCCAGGCAGCCCGCACGCCCCGGCTCTGGCCAAGCGCCCCCGGCTGCTCCACACCTTCCCGAGCAGCAGCTCCGACTCGGAGGGCTCCGCGTGCCGCACCCCGCCGCTGTCCCCCAGGCACCAGCTCCCCCCCTCCTACGCCATGGGCCTGCCCCCGCTCATCCCCACTTGCTTTGCCTTTCACCCCATCCCTGGGCTGCCCTACCTCAGCTACTGCCCCACTGCCTACGTCAGCCCGGCGTACTGGGACCTCGTACCTCACCCCTCGCCGGCGGCCCTTCCCCCGCTGCTGGGCGGCCCCATGGACCTGGAcggccccttcccagccctcccccccagcaaggCCAGTCATACCCCTCACCCGGCACCTCCGCCCTGGCACgcccagcagctggtgctgccACAGTACGGGGGTTTCTGA